The following is a genomic window from Methanothrix sp..
CTGAGTGGCAGACGCTCGAAGATCCTTATATCGTAGAGAGGTCTGGCCATGCCTATAAGGCTGCGCAGAAGATCGAGGTTCCTCTCTGTATCTCTGCTCCTGGTTATCACTGCGACATCTGTATCCGAGCCCTCCCTGAACTCGCCGGTGACGTAGGATCCGTAGGCTACAACCTCGTGATCCTTCAGAAAGTGCAGATCCCTTCTGATCTCCTCAAGGGTTATCATTGGAGGTACACCTCCACGATCTCCATGAACTCATAGAGGGCTTTCTTTACGTC
Proteins encoded in this region:
- a CDS encoding nucleotidyltransferase domain-containing protein; translation: MITLEEIRRDLHFLKDHEVVAYGSYVTGEFREGSDTDVAVITRSRDTERNLDLLRSLIGMARPLYDIRIFERLPLRVKASVMSDYAVVYGDELEISEYFYTYRKLWDDQKQRILGGYFESWKESIDTAVLDNLP